A segment of the Stegostoma tigrinum isolate sSteTig4 chromosome 27, sSteTig4.hap1, whole genome shotgun sequence genome:
taaacattattttaaaataatctgtccACTTGCATTGCTTTGTTTCAAAATAACAGTAGTGCCATCTTGGGGTAACTGGCTATTCCAAAGGATTGAGTTTACCAAATTGTCAAACAGCTACAGTGTGATTTAGCATTGGGCTACCAGAGATCTAAAAGTGCAAAATTCCTGAATTAGGTTGTGCTAAGTAAAATGGGCACCAATTGGAGTACTTCAAAACGGTCTGGCACCTATGGATTGGAATGGAGATAGAGATAAAACTCCTCCTCCCTCATGTCTAACCATTCCTGGCATGTAGCAAGATGATTGTGGCTATTGGAGATtaatcatctcaggtccaggacattTATGCAGGAGTGTCTCAGGGTATGTTCTAgacctcaaccatcttcagctgcttcatcaatgacccttcatcataagatcagaagttggggacgttgtgcaatcattggttaatgttcagcaccattttgcAACTCCTCAAAAATTGAAGtatgtgttcaaatgcaacaagatctgaacaaatCCAGGCCTGGAGTAAAAACAGGCAAAAAACATTCACACCGCACATATTCCAGGGCAATGACCATAGAACAAACAAcaatacaggaacaaaaacaatcagttctgaggaaggatcaccggacccgaaatgttaactctgttttctccttcacagatgctgccagacctgctgagcttttcaagcaactttgtttttgttcctgatttccagcatccacagctctttcggtttttattaagaacaatacagcacaggaacaggccctttggctctccaagccaGCGCCGACACACTTTGCCCTCCcatgctaaaactgtcttcacttacagggtccagatccctctattcccttcctattcatgtatttgtccaggagcttcttgaatgtacctgttgtatctgcttccaccacaatcTCTGGCAGCACTCACTACCCTTCAAATGGAAAACGTGTCtcgtacacctccagcaagagataatctaaccatcatccttgacattcaatggcattaccattgctaactcccccagtatcaacatcctggggattaccattgactagaaactcaactgcactcgCTGCATGAATACGCtgggtacaagagcaggtcaaaggataggaatcctgcagcaaagatctcacctcctgactccccaaatcctatCTACagggtacaagtcaggagtgtgatggaatactccccacttgcctggatgggtgcagccccaacaaatctcaagaagcttgacaccatccaggacagggcAGCCCGCTTAATTGtcgccacatccacaagcatccactccctgtaccatcgatgctcagtagagcagtgtgtaccatctacaagatgcactgcaaaaatgcACCAAAGACCGTCAAACAGACGCCTTCTAACCCatgtccacttccatctagagggacaagggcagcagatatcgGCCCCTACTCCCCAATTTGAGTTCCCCTCTAAGCAACTCATCAACCTGACgtggaaatgtatcgctgttcctttacacgcgctgggtcaaaatcctggaattgtatCCGCAGTGGCTTTGTGGTCTCCCCACAGCATATGGATTGTAGCTGTTCAACAAGGCAGctgaccatcaccttctcaacagcaactagggaCAAGAGCAAaaatactgacccagccagcaacacattctatgaatgaatttttttagaAGTTCCCACCGGTGATCTTGTGTGTTTAAATAGTTGTAAGTTTATCTCTCTTGGTGCAAACTCTGGCTCCACAATGGCTTTTCCCCATCTTTAAGATCAATTACTCTATCAATCATGGTTGGAATCAACTGCAGACCTTAAAATTATCAAACAAAACAGGCTAAGGTGAAAATCCCAGGAGAATGTCGATTGGTTGTTAGTTTCTGGTTTGATTCCAAATATTTGGATATCAGTTTGGGTTCTTTGTGTGCAGCTCTGGATTGGGAAGATTTCCCTCGATCCATGTgtgactgaggggtgacctctgTTTGGTTTCTTCAAAACCTCTGTACTCACATTCTAGTACACACTGTACTTTGAGGTGAATACATCTCTCTCTGGCATTCTCTCTTCTCAGATGTATTCATATGATGATTGATATCAGTGTTCCATACATCAGAGGTAATCTACAGATCAGATAGGAAACAATTCAACTTATGCTGCCTCGAACCAAAAACACAAACCACGACACCCTCAGCTTCTGTATGTGAATAATACTCGAGTGTGTGCTGTCTCAGAAACTAACTTCCAAGTCACTCTGCCTACTTCTTGAAGTAAACGAGAAAATGGGCCTCTCTCTAGACAGCCAGTGAAGTAAATTCCTCTTCCAACCAGTTTCCACAACACAAAACTGGCAGCTATGATTCCATGCTGCTACTGGCCTTCAGTTTGCCACTAGTTAGGGGAGAGCAATCAACTCCCCTCTTTTCAATCTCCTTGGTCAACCACAGCAAAGATGAATGATCCTTTTGGCACAGAGTTATACATCACTCCAATTTAAAATATAGTTCACTAATTCACCAGAACCAGTCAGGAGCCAATGAAAGTTTTCTAAATTAATAGGAAGAGCAATTTGATTATTTGTTAACATCAAGAAAAATAATCAAACACACATTGATTGCCACAGGTTCTAAAGGGGGATAGCGCCCATAGGGGAAAGGAAGAGAAATGAATATGGGCTATAAAGTCATTACGGTATTTTTGAGGTATTAGTCTTTAACCTGAGACCACAGTTGGTTATGGAGATCCTGGATCAATAGCTGCTGTGAATATTGCAGATATCCTTTTGAGTTCTTTGTGTTTGGATTCTCTGTCCAGTTTGTGTTAGCACTTTTAAGAGGCTTTGGGAGAGAGATTGTTCCAGCTGCAAATCCACCTCCTCTGATTTTGCCAAGGTACAACTCGCTGAAATATAGCTGGTTTGTATATTCCCATGTCTGAGTGGAAACTTGTAATCATCCTTGATCCCAAAGAACTGGCTGAGAAGAGGAGGGTGATGAGCGCAACACTAATGTGGAGAAGGAAGTGGCAGGGGCACCTTTGGTAGACACGCAGCTCTGCTTTGTTTGACACCGATAGAGGGTCTCAGGAATCACAGGGAAAAGAGAACTGTCTACACCAGCAGCACTGGATGTGCTCGCTCATGTCAATATTTGCTGAAGGAACACAGACAGAGAATGGGGGAGCTCATGTGTGTGTCACAGTGACTGAGGAGAGTGTGCATATGAACACCAAGGAAAATAAACTGATTTCAACAATAACCATGTAAACGCAGAAAGACGTTTATTGCAAAGGCAATGTAATAGAAGCTATTTGGACACAAAGATGGAATAAAGTAATTTCAAAGGCTCCAATTTTATTGATTTTACGGTAAAACGGTGTGCAGTGTGAACCAGAAACAATTCccacacacagtatcacaagaGAGTGTAAACTTTAAATAATATGTGCAGCTCCCAGATTGCCAGAATGAACAGGAAAGAATTAATTATGTTTCTAATTACTTTCCATGACCTCAGACTGTCCCAGAGTCACTGCCACTGAAGTAATCTTTCTTTCTGTAGTATTAAAAATCCAAGAATGTGGGATTAAGCCAATCTGTAAAGTCTtgaaaaacaaaaagagaaataacGAAGTGAGATTGGTTTAAtcatgttggttgagggatagatTTTGTCTAAGACACTGGTAGAACTCTTCTCTTCTTTTGCAGTACTTCAAAAGGAATTTTGTGTCTATCCAAAAGGACAAACAGGAACTCAGTTTAAAAGCCCCTCCATCTTCCTGGTGCATTCTTTTTACAGTTTTCTACGCTGTTTAGAAAATTTCCTTTCTACATCATCTGAAAGATTCAAGTTCCCATCACCTGAATCATCCGGATTCATATCCAGTACTGATCCTCAGGCCAAACCTCACTCTTTGTGTTTCTTTTCCTACTGTAacatctatttttgtatcatgtGCCTGAACTTTTCTAACAAGCCCTGTGTGAGGCCTCTTCTTGAACTCCATCTTCTGTttgaaggtcattgacctgaggCGTCAACTCCCCTTGTCCATCTACAAttactgtcagatctgctgaatgtttttctttctccttccatACTTATTTTAGCTGAATGCAAATTCTCAAGCTGTAATAACCAGTTCGGAATGCAtattggcatcaaggagccccagcaaaacgaGTCACTTGGAATCAAGGGGAGAATTCTCCATTATTTGCAATGCTACCTATCACAACAGAAGATGGCtttggttattggaggtcagccatctcagctccaggacatctctgcagggtagtgtcctaggcccaaccatcatcagctgcttcattaaagaccttcccgccatcataaggttagaagtggggatgttcaccaacaattgcacaatgttcagcagtatTCACAACTTCtccaatactgaagcagtccatgtccaaatacaatGAGACCCGGACAATATCTaggtttgagctgacaagtgacaagtaacatttgagcTGCACAAGTGCCAACCAATGACCACCTCCAGAAGAAGGCTATTTAACCACTGCCGCTTGGTGTttaaattcaatggcattatcatcactgaatcctccactatccaCATCTTGGGATTTAccgttgatcagaaactgaactggactgaccACATAAATAGAGTCTACAGAAGAGGTGGTACAAGCagatacaatacaatacaataggGGCCTTAAGACACataaacaggcagggaatagagggatacagatcatgtgcaagcagatgggattagtttagaatggcatcatggtcagtacagacttggtgggctgaagggcctgttcctgtgcccatcgagtccactccacaatttaaatcatggctgatgggtatttcaactccacttccctgcactctccccgtagcccttgattccttgtgaggtcaagaatttctgttctatgctctaagagGTGGTCAGAGTCTGGGCATTCTGTGCAATTAAcccctccccaaagcctgtctaccatccccaaggcataagtcaggagtgcggtagaatattccccacttgtctggatggctgcagctccaataacactcaagaagcttgccaccatccagggcaaatccagcccccacttgattggcaccacatctgcaaGCATCCATTTCCTCAACTACTGATGCTCAGTCCCAGGAGTGCGTACCATTCATAaaacgcactgcagaaattcaccgaaggtcctcagatagcaccttccaaactcacagccacttccatctagaaagtcaaggatagcagatgcatgggaacgccaccatctgcaagttcctctccaagccacttgctttattgacttggaaatatattgccgttccatcactggcactgggtcaaaatcctgtaattccctccttGACGGTATTGTGGGTTgaccaacagcacatggactgcggcagttcaagaaggcagctcaacactaccttctcaagggcaactagagatgggcaataaatgctggccagtcagcgatacccacatctcatgaatgaatgaataataataaagTAAATACATCAGCCCCCACCTGGGGATTCACTAGCTCAATAACTTTGCTACTATGCTACCTCAACTGACTACAGCGATTAATGAATACAATAGAAAAAAAATATACTCGGTTGTGTTAAACCTGAAGTTAGCAAGaatctggtgctgtgaggcagcagtgctaaccactgagccgtgaCGGTGACCCCAGAAGGGATCACACGCAACGACAGAGCCATTGGTCTTAGTTCCATTCCTGTAAGACAATGATGTTGATTATCCAGAGTAAACCAATGAACCATTGGTGCTACAAAAACCGAGTTGATTGCAATCATCAGTGATTCAAAAGGGAAGATTCTGATTGACCACCTCTTTGACTCTTGTGGAGAACTCCAAAAATAACATCCTGGAACTaagctccaacaaccacaaccatcttcctctgacTTGTGACTTcctgtatgactccaaccagcagagagttttgtTCTGATGTAATAAACGACTCTGCAcgcaatcctggtctccctgcaataggaaggatgttgtaaaacttaaaaagggtgcaaaaaatatttacaaggacgttgccagggttgggcgGTTTGAGGtgtaaagagaggttgagtaggctggggctgttttccctggagcgttggacaCTGAGTGGGTaaacttacagaggtttacaaaaccatgagggcatggatcgggtgaatTGCCAAAGTCTTTTTACCAgagtaggggagaccaaaactagagggcattgaggtgagaggggaaaggtttataaGGGAaacgaaggggcaactttttcacacagggagtggtgcatgtatggaatgagctgccacaggaagtggtggagactggtacaattacaacatttaaaaggtatgagGATAGGTATatgtacaggaagggtttagagggaatgggccaaatgctggaaaatgggactagattaacttagaatctccagttggcatggacgagttgaactgaggggtctgtttccacgctgtttaagtctatgactctatgacacctATTCTTTTATTTCTAGGTCAACTCCTGCTGAAGAAATGATCAATTCATCTGCAATTAATGGCACGTGTCTTTTGGATGAAACATTTCTCACAATAATGATGCCTCCAGCACTTACAATCCTCTTTATTTTTGCTGCAAGCTTGTACAGTCTTGCCCTATGGACATTCTGCTTTCATGTAAAGAAAAAGGCTCCACTTAATATTTTGATGCTGAATCTTTGCATCAGAGACCTACTTTTCTCACTGACCTATCCTATCGTAATCACTTACTACAGTAATAACAATCATTGGATATTTGGAAACTTTATGTGCAAACTTCAAACATTCCTCATCTATTTCATCATATTGGCAAGCATCTTCTTCCTAACCTGCATTTGCAACTATTGGTGTTACATGATTGTTAGACCTGTCCATTCCCAGAACAGAATTACAAAGAAACGGGCCATTGTGCTTCGTGTCTTGATCTGGTTGTTGGCTGGTGGGCTCATGAGTCCATCTTTTAGCAGAATCAGTGTTTTTGAAATGGATGGTCAACTGCATTGTATGAGTTTTAATCAACCAAATGTTCATAAGCAATTCCACTCTTCCACAATTGTATTGTTTCTTCTGAGTTTTGTGATTCCATTTGTATCCCTGTTTGTCTCCACGTTACTCATCCACACGAAATTGGCCAATTCTACATTAACATCCCAATCTCAAAAAGGTCAACGTGCTATCAAGATGGTCATAATAGTGTTGTGCATCTTTGTTATATGTTTTCTACCTATAAATGCAATGCATCTCACCTTGTCCATTGTGGATCGCAGCAACTGCAAAAATCAACAACATCTTGGAGTACTTTACTACGCTGGTGTTCTAACCCTTTATCTCAACAACGTCTTGGATCCCATTGTGTACTTTTACGCCGGCACTAAGTACAGGGCAAAGTTCATCAGTTCCATCAAAGGCTGTACCTTTTGTAAGTCGCTCCCTATAACCATCAGTAGTACTCAGTCTGACAGAGAGTCAAAAGGGTGACACTGTGAAATAAATACCCATGGATTTAAAATTTGCTGGTTTGGTACCAAATCATTTCAAAGGACTGTAATCATTGCACCAGTATCAGAACATTACACAGGTCAAATGTGTGAGCAAAGTCTCAGTGTGGATGTACTCTTCAATATCAACATCATGGAGCTATTCAGATAGAAGGAACAGACATTTGTCAAGTCATCCTTAACATTCTCTCCATAAATAACATGGCCAAGAACACATTAACCATCTATTCTCATTTACTTTTTGCAACATTTTGCTCTGTTATTGGTGCATTTGCCTTATAATGCTTCAAAATTATGCCTTCCTTTGGAAAGTCTCTTAAAAATGTACTTTGATTCACTTTATATGTA
Coding sequences within it:
- the LOC132211012 gene encoding hydroxycarboxylic acid receptor 3-like, with protein sequence MINSSAINGTCLLDETFLTIMMPPALTILFIFAASLYSLALWTFCFHVKKKAPLNILMLNLCIRDLLFSLTYPIVITYYSNNNHWIFGNFMCKLQTFLIYFIILASIFFLTCICNYWCYMIVRPVHSQNRITKKRAIVLRVLIWLLAGGLMSPSFSRISVFEMDGQLHCMSFNQPNVHKQFHSSTIVLFLLSFVIPFVSLFVSTLLIHTKLANSTLTSQSQKGQRAIKMVIIVLCIFVICFLPINAMHLTLSIVDRSNCKNQQHLGVLYYAGVLTLYLNNVLDPIVYFYAGTKYRAKFISSIKGCTFCKSLPITISSTQSDRESKG